From a single Pseudomonas cremoricolorata genomic region:
- the tssJ gene encoding type VI secretion system lipoprotein TssJ — translation MTITRLVAAAALILLSACSKDATPQAPAEQAVQLYFSAAAGLNPGASGEPAPVRVRIFELKNAAAFARADYFALAERAQQTLGSDLIDQDEVLLRPGQQLPVHRALDPSTRQIGLVVGYREIDRAQWRAVLAVPPRDYQISLDVRAVRSAVATPQPAPAR, via the coding sequence ATGACAATCACCAGGCTGGTCGCTGCTGCGGCCCTGATCCTGCTCAGTGCCTGTAGCAAGGACGCCACGCCCCAGGCCCCGGCCGAACAGGCGGTGCAGTTGTATTTCAGCGCGGCTGCCGGGCTCAACCCGGGCGCCAGTGGAGAGCCGGCGCCAGTGCGCGTGCGCATCTTCGAATTGAAGAACGCCGCGGCCTTTGCCCGCGCCGATTATTTCGCTCTGGCCGAACGCGCTCAGCAAACCTTGGGCAGCGATCTGATCGATCAGGACGAAGTGCTGCTGCGCCCTGGCCAGCAACTGCCGGTGCACCGTGCGCTGGACCCATCGACCCGGCAGATCGGCCTGGTGGTCGGCTATCGCGAGATCGACCGCGCGCAATGGCGCGCCGTGCTGGCGGTGCCGCCGCGTGATTACCAGATCAGCCTCGATGTGCGCGCCGTGCGCAGCGCCGTGGCCACCCCTCAACCTGCGCCTGCCCGCTAG
- the tssE gene encoding type VI secretion system baseplate subunit TssE: protein MVADIAARDRLQPSLLDRLTDDDPGNPQEAPDKRVLSLQQLKASVLRDLTWLLNTTALLDADATLRTPAGVSVLNYGLPALAGNSASNIDIGLLEQIIHQAIVNFEPRILAHTLKVRAQSAPGEMNANALSFEIEGDLWAQPAALPLLLQTDLDLESGQVRVAPLLRRRRP from the coding sequence GTGGTAGCCGACATCGCCGCCCGTGACCGCCTGCAACCCTCGCTGCTCGATCGTCTGACCGACGATGACCCCGGCAACCCGCAGGAAGCTCCGGACAAGCGCGTGCTGTCGCTGCAACAGCTCAAGGCCTCGGTGCTGCGCGACCTCACCTGGCTGCTCAACACCACCGCCCTGCTCGACGCCGACGCCACCCTGCGCACCCCGGCGGGCGTGTCGGTGCTCAACTACGGCCTGCCGGCTCTGGCCGGCAACAGTGCCTCGAACATCGATATTGGCCTGCTGGAGCAGATCATCCACCAGGCCATCGTCAACTTCGAACCGCGCATCCTTGCCCACACCCTTAAGGTGCGCGCACAAAGCGCCCCTGGCGAGATGAACGCCAACGCCCTGAGTTTCGAGATCGAAGGCGACCTGTGGGCGCAGCCCGCCGCCCTGCCGCTGCTGCTGCAGACCGACCTGGACCTGGAATCAGGGCAGGTGCGGGTGGCGCCGCTGCTGCGCCGGAGGCGCCCATGA
- the tssB gene encoding type VI secretion system contractile sheath small subunit, producing the protein MAKDSSQKFIARNRAPRVQIEYDVELYGAEKKVQLPFVMGVLADLAGKPAEPLPAVAERKFLEVDVDNFDSRLKAMQPRVAFNVPNELTGEGNLSLDLTFESMDDFSPAAVARKIDALNQLLEARTQLANLLTYMDGKTGAEDIVLKAIKDPALLQALASAPKSADNEPSA; encoded by the coding sequence GTGGCGAAAGACAGCTCCCAGAAATTCATCGCGCGCAACCGCGCGCCACGGGTGCAGATCGAATACGACGTCGAGCTGTACGGTGCCGAGAAAAAGGTCCAGCTGCCGTTCGTCATGGGCGTACTGGCCGACCTCGCCGGCAAGCCCGCCGAGCCGCTGCCCGCGGTGGCCGAGCGCAAGTTCCTCGAAGTCGATGTGGATAACTTCGACTCGCGCCTCAAGGCCATGCAGCCGCGGGTGGCGTTCAACGTGCCCAACGAGCTGACCGGCGAAGGCAACCTGAGCCTGGACCTGACCTTCGAGAGCATGGACGACTTCAGCCCCGCCGCCGTGGCACGCAAGATCGACGCGCTCAACCAGTTGCTCGAAGCGCGCACCCAGCTGGCCAACCTGCTGACCTACATGGACGGCAAGACCGGCGCCGAAGACATCGTCCTGAAAGCCATCAAGGACCCTGCCCTGCTGCAGGCCCTGGCCAGCGCGCCAAAATCCGCTGACAACGAGCCGAGCGCCTGA
- a CDS encoding Hcp family type VI secretion system effector — protein sequence MAVDIFIKIGDIKGESMDKAHKDEIDVLNWSWGMAQSGNMHMGGGGGAGKVNIQDMAITKYVDKSSPNLMAHCSSGKHIDKVKLTVRKAGGESQVEYLIINLEEVLISSLSTGGSGHDDRLTENISLNFAKVTVDYQPQKADGSKDGGAIKYGWNVRQNVKI from the coding sequence ATGGCTGTAGACATCTTCATCAAGATCGGCGACATCAAGGGCGAGTCCATGGACAAGGCCCACAAGGACGAGATCGACGTGCTCAACTGGAGCTGGGGCATGGCGCAGTCCGGCAACATGCACATGGGCGGCGGCGGCGGTGCGGGCAAGGTCAACATCCAGGACATGGCGATCACCAAGTACGTCGACAAGTCCAGCCCCAACCTGATGGCCCACTGCTCCAGCGGCAAGCACATCGACAAGGTCAAGCTGACCGTGCGCAAGGCCGGTGGCGAAAGCCAGGTCGAGTACCTGATCATCAACCTCGAAGAAGTGCTGATCAGCTCGCTGAGCACCGGCGGCTCGGGCCACGATGACCGCCTGACCGAAAACATCTCGCTGAACTTCGCCAAGGTCACCGTCGACTATCAGCCGCAGAAGGCCGATGGCAGCAAGGACGGCGGGGCGATCAAGTACGGCTGGAACGTGCGCCAGAACGTCAAGATCTGA
- the tagH gene encoding type VI secretion system-associated FHA domain protein TagH → MALCLTITSYHKITPGQAPEFVVGEGAISIGRNPDNDWVLPDPERLVSAKHCIIQYRDGHYYLTDSSTNGVELVQAGVKLRRGNSEPLLNGEVIRIGEYEIHARIDSALAQGIAGQLEPASFEALMANQQAAPAQALQPQSAALLQGAPSHQTLPDLFDFLEPSRVPPPSQPDHVPAQQHDFRPPAAIAPAPPEPSPEPPLPSAAPGLIPADWDAPLASSAPAVPAPPVLEVPATPNMPPEPVAVAASRPDAEALSTPTTPAPAMAERQDLLDAFLRGAGIEHLRVDAEQAQAQMEALGRSYRLMVEGLIDVLRARSSLKGEFRMQQTSIAPLQNNPLKFAPNADEALLLLLRHGNQAFMAPDQAVQDSFDDLRAHQMAVMAGVEAAIKHLLARFEPGRLEARLAPASGLAKLFGNSRQAHCWQQFTELFGQISREAEDDFHDLFGREFSRAYQAHSTRSPRH, encoded by the coding sequence ATGGCACTTTGCCTTACCATCACCAGTTACCACAAGATAACCCCGGGACAGGCCCCGGAGTTCGTGGTGGGTGAGGGTGCCATCAGCATTGGTAGAAACCCCGATAATGATTGGGTATTGCCCGACCCGGAACGCCTGGTGTCCGCGAAACATTGCATTATTCAGTACCGTGATGGGCATTATTACTTGACCGACAGTAGTACCAACGGCGTCGAGCTAGTGCAGGCCGGGGTAAAACTAAGGCGCGGCAACAGCGAGCCGTTATTGAACGGTGAAGTTATCCGTATCGGCGAGTACGAAATTCACGCAAGAATCGATTCAGCGCTGGCTCAGGGTATCGCCGGGCAGTTGGAACCTGCCAGTTTCGAAGCGCTGATGGCCAACCAGCAAGCAGCACCTGCGCAGGCGCTGCAGCCACAGTCCGCGGCCCTGCTGCAGGGGGCGCCAAGCCATCAGACGCTGCCGGACCTGTTCGATTTCCTCGAACCCTCCCGCGTGCCGCCGCCCAGTCAGCCCGACCATGTGCCGGCCCAACAGCACGATTTTCGTCCACCTGCAGCCATCGCCCCAGCCCCGCCAGAGCCTTCGCCAGAGCCGCCGTTGCCGAGCGCGGCGCCGGGCCTGATTCCGGCCGATTGGGATGCGCCCTTGGCTAGCTCAGCGCCCGCAGTGCCTGCGCCTCCAGTCCTCGAGGTGCCTGCGACGCCGAACATGCCGCCTGAGCCGGTCGCAGTCGCTGCGTCACGCCCTGACGCCGAAGCGCTCAGCACACCGACAACCCCTGCACCTGCCATGGCCGAACGCCAGGACCTGCTCGACGCCTTCCTGCGTGGCGCCGGCATCGAGCACCTGCGTGTCGACGCCGAGCAGGCCCAGGCGCAGATGGAGGCGCTCGGGCGCAGCTACCGGCTGATGGTCGAAGGGCTGATCGACGTGCTGCGCGCGCGCAGCAGCCTGAAGGGTGAGTTCCGCATGCAGCAGACCAGCATCGCGCCGTTGCAGAACAACCCGCTCAAATTCGCACCCAATGCCGATGAAGCGCTGCTCTTGCTGCTGCGCCACGGCAACCAGGCGTTCATGGCGCCTGACCAGGCCGTGCAGGACAGCTTCGATGATCTGCGTGCCCACCAGATGGCAGTGATGGCCGGCGTCGAAGCCGCCATCAAGCACCTGCTGGCACGCTTCGAGCCGGGCCGGCTGGAAGCCCGTCTGGCCCCGGCCAGTGGCCTGGCCAAGCTGTTCGGCAACTCCCGTCAGGCCCACTGCTGGCAGCAGTTCACCGAGTTGTTCGGGCAGATATCCCGTGAGGCCGAAGACGATTTCCACGACCTGTTCGGCCGCGAATTCAGCCGCGCCTACCAGGCCCACAGCACCCGCAGCCCACGCCACTGA
- the tssK gene encoding type VI secretion system baseplate subunit TssK — protein MSWNNRVVWSEGMFLTTQHFQQQDRYLENLIDARSRPLHAAAWGFSELLIDQGLLSQGKLAILAARGLLPDGTPFDIPRDDLPPPPLEIPEDLRDGVIYLGLALKRAGARDTVDEGEAQEGARYVSRVSEVRDDNAAFENRAPLALGSRALRLLRAEDGLSDHAALGVVRIRERRADRALSLDDSYIPPLLDVAANPALSSFRSELLGLLHQRGEALAGRVVASANGGASEIADFMLLQLVNRAQPLIEHLNQLSPLHPERLYSELLALAGEFATFCSEARRPHSFPMYQHDDLAATFAPVTAALREALSMLIDSKAVAIPIVEKAYGIHVAMLADRSLLDSASFILVVRADVPSETLRSRFGQQSKIGSVERIRDLVNLQLPGIGLLPLPVAPRQIPFHAGSTYFELDRGSEQWQMLQSSGGFAFYVAGEFPGLELAFWAIRG, from the coding sequence ATGTCCTGGAACAATCGTGTCGTCTGGTCGGAAGGGATGTTCCTCACCACCCAGCATTTCCAGCAGCAAGACCGCTACCTGGAAAACCTCATCGACGCCCGCAGCCGCCCGCTGCACGCCGCGGCCTGGGGTTTTTCCGAGCTGCTGATCGATCAGGGCTTGCTCAGCCAGGGCAAGCTGGCGATCCTCGCCGCCCGTGGCCTGCTGCCCGATGGCACACCGTTCGACATTCCCCGTGACGACCTGCCGCCGCCACCGCTGGAGATCCCCGAAGACCTGCGCGACGGCGTCATCTACCTGGGCCTGGCGCTCAAGCGCGCCGGTGCCCGCGACACCGTCGATGAAGGCGAGGCGCAGGAAGGCGCGCGCTATGTCAGCCGGGTCAGCGAAGTGCGCGACGACAATGCCGCTTTTGAAAACCGTGCGCCGCTGGCCCTGGGCAGCCGTGCCCTGCGCCTGCTGCGTGCCGAGGATGGCCTGAGCGATCACGCAGCCCTCGGTGTGGTGCGGATTCGCGAGCGCCGCGCCGATCGTGCCCTGTCACTGGATGACAGCTACATCCCGCCGTTGCTGGACGTTGCCGCCAACCCGGCGCTGTCGAGCTTTCGCAGTGAACTGCTGGGCCTGCTGCATCAGCGCGGCGAAGCCCTGGCCGGGCGCGTGGTGGCCTCGGCCAACGGTGGCGCTTCGGAAATCGCCGACTTCATGCTCCTGCAACTGGTCAACCGCGCCCAGCCGCTGATCGAACACCTCAACCAGCTCAGCCCGCTGCATCCCGAGCGCCTGTACAGCGAGCTGCTGGCATTGGCCGGTGAGTTCGCCACCTTCTGCAGCGAAGCGCGCCGCCCGCATAGCTTTCCCATGTACCAGCACGACGACCTGGCCGCGACCTTCGCGCCGGTCACTGCGGCGCTACGTGAGGCGCTGTCGATGCTGATCGACAGTAAGGCGGTGGCGATTCCCATCGTCGAGAAGGCCTACGGCATCCATGTGGCGATGCTCGCCGACCGCAGCCTGCTCGACAGCGCCAGTTTCATTCTGGTGGTGCGCGCCGATGTGCCCAGCGAAACCCTGCGCAGCCGCTTCGGCCAGCAGAGCAAGATCGGCTCGGTGGAGCGCATCCGCGACCTGGTCAATCTGCAACTGCCGGGCATTGGCCTGCTGCCATTGCCGGTGGCGCCGCGGCAGATTCCGTTCCACGCCGGCTCGACCTACTTCGAACTCGACCGCGGCAGCGAGCAGTGGCAGATGCTGCAAAGCTCGGGCGGCTTCGCCTTCTACGTGGCCGGCGAGTTCCCGGGCCTGGAACTGGCCTTCTGGGCCATTCGAGGGTGA
- the tssF gene encoding type VI secretion system baseplate subunit TssF yields the protein MNPRLLELYNQELQHIREGAAEFAKEYPKIAGRLTLSGIDCADPYVERLLEGFAYLTARVQLKLDAEYPTFTHNLLEIAYPHYLAPTPSMTVVQLQTDPNEGSLSEGFCLPRGSTLRANLGRESQTPCEFRSTQDVTLWPLEVTRAQYFGNPGAVLGRLAASEPKARAGLRLTLRSGAQMPFCQLPLKHLPLYLNGSDETPYRLYEQLLGSACAVFVRQPGADWVERIALEHALRPCGFDDRDAALPVVPQAFQGYRLLQEYFALPQRYLFVDFAGLERAVERCDGHELELLVLFERFESSLEGSVSAQQFVPFCTPAINLFPRRVDRIHLSDKVNEHHVIADRTRPLDFEIHSLQQVSGHGTGPDQPFLPFYAVRDPSRYGRDQAYYIVRREPRVLSSEQRRNGNRSSYIGSETFISLVDGQQAPYRHDLRQLGISALCSNRDLPLFMAVGDARSDFSLADSAPVSAVRCLAGPSRPRPSHAHDNRAWRLISQLSLNYLSLTEQGQGAAALRELLRLYGDSHDSALQLQIDGLREVSCTPCTRRLPMPGPIVFGRGLEITLTFDENAFRGTGVFLLGAVFERFLTRYVSINSFTETVLRTTERGEIMRWTAKPGRRPTL from the coding sequence ATGAACCCGCGCCTGCTGGAGCTGTACAACCAGGAGCTGCAACACATCCGCGAGGGCGCTGCGGAGTTCGCCAAGGAATACCCGAAGATCGCCGGGCGCCTGACCCTGTCGGGTATCGACTGCGCCGACCCGTACGTCGAACGCCTGCTCGAAGGCTTCGCCTACCTGACCGCGCGGGTGCAGCTCAAGCTCGATGCCGAGTACCCGACCTTCACCCACAACCTGCTGGAAATCGCCTACCCGCACTACCTGGCACCGACTCCGTCGATGACCGTGGTGCAGCTTCAGACCGACCCCAACGAAGGCTCGCTGAGCGAAGGTTTCTGCCTGCCACGGGGCAGCACCCTGCGCGCCAACCTGGGCCGCGAGTCGCAGACACCGTGCGAGTTTCGCAGTACCCAGGACGTGACCCTGTGGCCGCTGGAAGTGACCCGTGCGCAGTACTTCGGCAACCCCGGCGCCGTGCTCGGACGCCTCGCGGCCAGCGAACCCAAGGCCCGCGCCGGGCTGCGCCTGACCCTGCGCAGCGGCGCGCAAATGCCCTTCTGCCAATTGCCGCTCAAGCACCTGCCGCTGTACCTCAACGGCAGCGACGAAACCCCGTATCGGCTGTACGAGCAACTGCTGGGCAGTGCCTGCGCGGTGTTCGTGCGCCAGCCGGGGGCCGACTGGGTCGAGCGCATTGCACTGGAGCACGCCCTGCGTCCGTGCGGCTTCGATGACCGCGACGCAGCGTTGCCGGTGGTGCCGCAGGCGTTCCAGGGCTATCGGCTGCTGCAGGAATACTTCGCCCTGCCGCAGCGTTATCTGTTCGTCGACTTCGCCGGGCTGGAACGCGCCGTAGAGCGCTGCGACGGCCACGAGCTGGAACTGCTGGTGCTGTTCGAGCGGTTCGAGAGCAGCCTGGAAGGCAGCGTCAGCGCCCAGCAGTTCGTGCCCTTCTGCACACCGGCAATCAATCTGTTCCCGCGCCGGGTCGACCGCATCCACCTGAGCGACAAGGTCAACGAACACCATGTGATCGCCGACCGTACGCGCCCGCTGGACTTCGAAATCCATTCGTTGCAACAGGTCAGTGGCCACGGTACCGGCCCCGATCAGCCGTTCCTGCCGTTCTATGCCGTGCGTGATCCGTCGCGCTATGGCCGCGATCAGGCCTACTACATCGTGCGCCGCGAACCGCGCGTGCTGTCCAGCGAACAGCGGCGCAACGGTAACCGTTCGAGCTACATCGGCAGTGAAACCTTCATCAGCCTGGTCGATGGCCAGCAGGCGCCGTACCGTCACGACCTGCGCCAGCTTGGCATCAGCGCGCTGTGCAGCAACCGCGACCTGCCGCTGTTCATGGCCGTGGGTGACGCGCGCAGCGACTTCAGCCTGGCCGACAGCGCGCCGGTCAGTGCCGTGCGCTGCCTGGCCGGGCCTAGCCGACCCCGCCCCAGCCATGCCCACGACAACCGCGCCTGGCGGCTGATCAGCCAGTTGTCGTTGAACTACCTGTCGCTGACTGAACAAGGCCAGGGCGCTGCTGCCCTGCGCGAACTGCTGCGGCTATACGGCGACAGCCACGACAGCGCCCTGCAGTTGCAGATCGACGGCCTGCGCGAGGTCAGCTGCACGCCGTGCACGCGGCGCCTGCCGATGCCCGGGCCAATCGTCTTCGGCCGTGGCCTGGAGATCACCCTGACCTTCGACGAGAACGCCTTCCGCGGCACGGGCGTGTTTCTGCTGGGCGCGGTGTTCGAGCGCTTCCTGACCCGCTACGTGTCGATCAACAGCTTCACCGAAACCGTGCTGCGCACCACCGAGCGCGGCGAGATCATGCGATGGACAGCCAAACCCGGACGCAGGCCGACCCTGTGA
- the tssG gene encoding type VI secretion system baseplate subunit TssG, whose translation MDSQTRTQADPVNILEAMQAEPWQYDFFQALRRLEAEHPELPRFGHSLRLSDEPVRLGQRLDSAFAPATLASVTPADEHTPARLEQFFFGLGGPNGPLPLHLTEYARERQRNHADATSKRFLDVFHHRLLSLFYRAWAEARPTVSHDRPGDDYWAGRLAALSGRGQPALQGQGPLPDTAKLHYSGHLAAQTRYPDGLCGILGSYFGVPVSLEEYVGQWLELPERSQLGVRANRLGVDTCLGRHVWDRQHTFRLRLGPLSLDQYHALLPGGQAFSELAAWVAEYLGHELDWEVQLILRREQVPALQPGAGRRLGFDTWLGSPEHDASDLKLAHHYATLSRTASRSPDHG comes from the coding sequence ATGGACAGCCAAACCCGGACGCAGGCCGACCCTGTGAACATCCTCGAGGCGATGCAGGCCGAGCCCTGGCAGTACGATTTCTTCCAGGCCCTGCGCCGGCTCGAAGCCGAACACCCAGAACTGCCACGCTTCGGCCATTCGCTGCGCCTGAGCGATGAACCGGTGCGCCTCGGCCAGCGCCTGGACAGCGCCTTCGCCCCGGCCACCCTGGCCTCGGTGACGCCGGCCGATGAGCACACGCCGGCGCGCCTGGAGCAGTTCTTCTTCGGCCTTGGCGGGCCCAACGGGCCGCTACCGCTGCACCTGACCGAATACGCCCGCGAGCGCCAGCGCAACCACGCCGACGCCACCAGCAAGCGTTTCCTCGATGTCTTCCACCATCGCCTGCTGAGTCTGTTCTACCGGGCCTGGGCCGAAGCGCGGCCAACGGTCAGCCACGACCGCCCCGGTGACGACTACTGGGCCGGGCGCCTGGCCGCCCTCAGTGGCCGCGGCCAACCGGCCTTGCAAGGCCAGGGGCCGCTGCCCGACACCGCCAAGCTGCACTACTCCGGCCACCTCGCTGCGCAAACCCGCTACCCCGATGGCCTGTGCGGCATTCTCGGCAGTTATTTCGGCGTGCCGGTGAGCCTGGAGGAATACGTCGGGCAATGGCTCGAGCTGCCCGAACGCAGCCAGCTCGGCGTGCGCGCCAACCGCCTGGGCGTGGATACGTGCCTGGGCCGGCATGTATGGGATCGCCAGCACACGTTCCGCCTGCGCCTGGGCCCGCTCAGTCTCGACCAGTACCACGCACTGCTGCCCGGAGGACAAGCCTTCAGCGAACTGGCCGCCTGGGTCGCCGAGTACCTGGGCCACGAGTTGGACTGGGAGGTGCAACTGATTCTGCGCCGCGAACAGGTGCCGGCCCTGCAACCCGGTGCCGGCCGGCGCCTGGGCTTCGACACCTGGCTCGGCAGCCCCGAGCACGATGCCAGCGACCTCAAGCTGGCCCACCACTACGCCACGCTGTCCCGCACAGCCTCCAGGAGCCCGGACCATGGGTGA
- the tssA gene encoding type VI secretion system protein TssA, with protein sequence MNNSQLLAPVSDDFPCGTDLEYDAKFLQLERDAQGRPERVMGDAVQPAEAPDWRALEQASEALLHDSKDLRITHFLSQARLALHGLPGLAASLALIDALLAEYWLHLHPQLDAADDNDPTVRLNALAGLTSETTVNLLRDAVLARSRTFGQVSLRGALQAAGLASGSGTLGSEELAAALRDTDATLLEDTRQALEQALEHCAAIERRVNEQVGSARGVDLGALSQPLRQARQVLADYAPQPSQATAAASLDAPAAAAQPAVAQAPAARPVARPGEINSRQDVRASLERLLQYYARHEPSSPLPVLLRRAQNLVEADFATIVRDLIPDGLSQFENLRGPESD encoded by the coding sequence GTGAATAACTCGCAGCTCTTGGCGCCTGTTTCCGACGACTTTCCGTGCGGAACAGACCTCGAATACGACGCGAAATTCCTTCAACTCGAACGGGATGCCCAAGGCCGTCCGGAACGGGTCATGGGCGATGCCGTGCAGCCGGCAGAAGCGCCGGACTGGCGGGCCCTCGAGCAGGCCAGCGAAGCCTTGCTGCACGACAGCAAAGACCTGCGTATCACCCATTTCCTCAGCCAGGCTCGACTGGCCTTGCACGGCCTGCCTGGCCTTGCCGCGAGCCTCGCGCTGATCGACGCCCTGCTCGCCGAGTACTGGCTGCACCTGCACCCGCAACTCGACGCCGCCGACGACAACGACCCCACCGTGCGCCTCAATGCCCTGGCCGGACTGACCAGCGAAACCACCGTCAACCTGCTGCGCGATGCCGTACTGGCACGCTCGCGCACGTTTGGCCAGGTCAGCCTGCGCGGCGCCTTGCAGGCAGCCGGGCTGGCCTCGGGGTCCGGCACCCTGGGCAGCGAAGAGCTGGCAGCGGCGCTGCGTGACACCGACGCCACGCTGCTCGAGGACACCCGCCAGGCCTTGGAACAGGCGCTCGAACACTGTGCGGCCATCGAACGGCGGGTCAACGAGCAGGTCGGCTCGGCTCGCGGTGTCGATCTGGGTGCGCTGAGCCAGCCGCTGCGCCAGGCACGGCAAGTGCTGGCCGACTACGCGCCGCAACCGAGCCAAGCCACTGCCGCTGCCAGCCTCGATGCGCCCGCAGCCGCTGCGCAGCCTGCCGTCGCCCAAGCCCCGGCAGCGCGCCCAGTGGCACGCCCCGGCGAGATCAACAGCCGCCAGGACGTGCGCGCCAGCCTCGAGCGGCTGTTGCAATACTACGCCCGTCACGAACCCTCCAGCCCGCTGCCGGTGCTGCTGCGCCGTGCGCAGAATCTGGTCGAGGCGGACTTTGCCACCATCGTCCGCGACCTGATCCCAGATGGCCTGTCGCAATTCGAGAATCTTCGTGGCCCGGAGAGCGACTGA
- the tssC gene encoding type VI secretion system contractile sheath large subunit, with amino-acid sequence MTDSLRDTQAQPTASHEQTSEFAALLLQEFKPKTERAKEAVESAVRTLAEQALAQTSLVSDDAIGSIEQIIAAIDAKLTAQVNQVIHHPDFQQLESAWRGLHYLVTNTESDEQLKIRVLNVSKTDLHKTLKKFKGTAWDQSPVFKKLYEEEYGQFGGEPYGCLVGDYYFDQSPPDVELLGEMAKVCASMHAPFIAAASPTVMGMGSWQELSNPRDLSKIFTTPEYAGWRSLRESEDARYIGLTMPRFLARLPYGAKTDPVEAFAFEEDTDGADSSKYTWANAAYAMAVNINRSFKHYGWCSRIRGVESGGEVQGLPAHTFPTDDGGVDMKCPTEIAISDRREAELAKNGFMPLLHKKNTDFAAFIGAQSLQKPAEYDDPDATANANLAARLPYLFATCRFAHYLKCIVRDKVGSFKEKDEMQRWLQDWILNYVDGDPAHSTETTKAQHPLAAAEVVVEDVEGSPGYYNSRFYLRPHYQLEGLTVSLRLVSKLPSAKNA; translated from the coding sequence ATGACCGATTCACTGCGCGACACCCAGGCCCAGCCGACCGCCAGCCACGAGCAGACCAGCGAGTTCGCGGCCCTGCTGCTGCAGGAATTCAAGCCCAAGACCGAGCGCGCCAAGGAAGCTGTCGAGAGCGCCGTGCGCACCCTCGCCGAGCAGGCCCTGGCGCAGACCAGCCTGGTCTCCGACGATGCCATCGGCTCGATCGAGCAGATCATCGCCGCCATCGACGCCAAGCTCACCGCCCAGGTCAACCAGGTCATCCACCACCCCGACTTCCAGCAGCTGGAAAGTGCCTGGCGTGGCCTGCATTACCTGGTGACCAACACCGAGAGCGACGAACAACTGAAGATTCGTGTGCTCAACGTGTCGAAGACCGACCTGCACAAGACTCTGAAGAAATTCAAGGGCACCGCCTGGGACCAGAGCCCGGTGTTCAAGAAGCTCTACGAAGAGGAATACGGCCAGTTCGGCGGCGAGCCGTACGGCTGCCTGGTCGGCGACTACTACTTCGACCAGTCGCCGCCGGACGTCGAGCTGCTGGGCGAGATGGCCAAGGTCTGCGCGTCGATGCACGCGCCGTTCATTGCCGCCGCTTCGCCAACCGTGATGGGCATGGGTTCATGGCAGGAGCTGTCCAACCCGCGTGACCTGAGCAAGATCTTCACCACCCCGGAATACGCCGGCTGGCGTTCGCTGCGCGAATCGGAAGATGCCCGCTACATCGGCCTGACCATGCCGCGCTTCCTGGCTCGTCTGCCCTACGGTGCCAAGACCGACCCGGTCGAGGCCTTCGCCTTCGAGGAAGACACCGACGGCGCCGACAGCAGCAAGTACACCTGGGCCAACGCCGCCTACGCCATGGCGGTGAACATCAACCGCTCGTTCAAGCACTACGGCTGGTGCTCGCGCATTCGTGGCGTGGAATCGGGCGGTGAAGTACAGGGCCTGCCGGCGCACACCTTCCCCACCGACGACGGTGGCGTGGACATGAAGTGCCCGACCGAGATCGCCATTTCCGACCGCCGCGAGGCGGAGCTGGCGAAGAACGGCTTCATGCCGCTGCTGCACAAGAAGAACACCGACTTCGCTGCGTTCATCGGCGCCCAGTCGCTGCAAAAGCCGGCCGAATACGACGACCCGGACGCCACCGCCAACGCCAACCTGGCCGCACGCCTGCCGTACCTGTTCGCCACCTGCCGCTTCGCCCACTACCTCAAGTGCATCGTGCGCGACAAGGTCGGCTCGTTCAAAGAGAAGGACGAGATGCAGCGCTGGCTGCAGGACTGGATTCTCAACTACGTCGACGGCGACCCGGCGCACTCCACCGAGACCACCAAGGCCCAGCACCCGCTGGCCGCCGCCGAGGTGGTGGTGGAAGACGTCGAAGGCAGCCCGGGCTATTACAACTCGCGCTTCTACCTGCGCCCGCACTACCAGCTCGAAGGGCTGACGGTGTCGCTGCGCCTGGTATCGAAGCTGCCTTCGGCGAAGAACGCGTAA